CTTCACAACAAAGCGCGTATATAGCAGGACAATGAGTACGTTCAGAGCTACGACAGCTGACACCAGGCCGGCTTTACCGAGTTCGAAAGCATGCAAGATCAGCACCATACCCACAGCGTTGGTTATACCGACCCCCATGCCGATCAGGAAGGTGCGGCCCTCACTCCATCTAGGGCTCGCAGCTTGAGCACTCCCCTTACCGTCGGAAGCGCGCGCATGATCTTTCAACCACCATCCGCCAAAGCATAGGCTACCCGTAGCAAACATGCAGAACAGCGTCGGGAATGTTGGAGAATCCTGAAGAGTGGACCATTTTCCTGATAAATCGTTAAAGGCAAAAAGCAACAAAGCAAGCATCCCCCACTCAGCCCCTTGCAAATTACGAAAGGACAGGTCGTTGGAATATCGAACCAGCAAAATACCGCGACGATGACGACAAATGCGACCATTTGCGATGGATTCAAAGGTTTCCCCCATATCACATAAGCGAGCGCAACGACGACTATTGACGGCAGAGCGGTTAATATCGCAACCAGTGAAGCTTTACCTACAGCAAATCCTTTGAACATACTTGCATTCGCACCAAAGGAAAATAAGCCCATCTGTATCCCGATCAAGGATGAGACGGTCCAGCTTTCATGGTAGACCATACTGCAGACTAAGCTGATCAAAGCCCCCATAAAGAAAGCGCCGCTAAGTAAAGCATTGCGGTTCAAGGATTGTTGACTCGTCCAATGGTACAAAATGCCCCGAAGCCCGAAGCTGACTGCTGCAAGCACGGCAAAAAACAACCACATCATGTTATCGATGACCTCCATCTGATTCACTATGCACCAAAGTTTATCACATCTACTCCCGTGCATGAACAGATACATATATGTATCTTCCCTAAGTCCAAGTTATCCACAAACTACCCTCTGTGGATAACATCCCTCGTTCATCCTGTATGTGACGAGCTCACGCGGCCTTGAGCGTGCAGGTACAGCTGTTCATAGTAGCCATGCTGCTTAAGCAGCTGCTCATGCGTGCCTTCTTCCGCGATACGTCCTTGCCTCATGACGATGATCCGATTGGCGTTCACAATGGTAGAAATGCGGTGGGCGATGATGAGCGAGGTTCTCCCTTTCGCCACCGTATGCAGCGCGGATTGAATCAACTGCTCCGTATGCGAATCCAGATTCGCTGTCGCTTCGTCCAGAATAAGAATCTTAGGCTGAAAGACAATAATTCGAGCAAAAGAGATCAGCTGACGCTCTCCGGCGGAGAGCCCGCTCCCTCTTTCGGATAT
This genomic window from Paenibacillus hexagrammi contains:
- a CDS encoding EamA family transporter translates to MGETFESIANGRICRHRRGILLVRYSNDLSFRNLQGAEWGMLALLLFAFNDLSGKWSTLQDSPTFPTLFCMFATGSLCFGGWWLKDHARASDGKGSAQAASPRWSEGRTFLIGMGVGITNAVGMVLILHAFELGKAGLVSAVVALNVLIVLLYTRFVVKDRFSGLELSGMSMAFVGIIMMRIFS